From Streptomyces sp. 6-11-2, one genomic window encodes:
- a CDS encoding MFS transporter gives MPDRTHQPDPRNARRAALAALAGTSIEWYDFYAFATAAAIVFNDVFFPADMPSLLKTLSAFGTFAVGFLLRPLGGIVFGHIGDRVGRKKTLVITLLMMGIASFAIGLLPTYAQVGALAPVLLIVLRLVQGVAIGGEWGGAVLIAVENAPKGRRTFFGSFAQLGSSVGALLSTGAFSLMNLFGHDAFLSWGWRVPFLASAVLVAIGLVIRVKLEDSPVMSEVREERGTEAKLPVAEVLQKAWRTVLVGVFALATATGGYYVVTSYLLSYGTGHLHLSESMLLNGLTLAAFLELLVTPGLAWLGDRVGAHKVVIAGLAGVVVLAAPQFMAMGTGSVALIYLMMLAMRFVMSALYGPIAAILAEGFEPHVRYTGISLSYQVCNLIFGGFAPVACVSLAALAGGHYWPPAVLLMVISAIGIWCTGRLHVARVRREAARPATAEADPLPAVS, from the coding sequence ATGCCGGACCGCACCCACCAGCCCGATCCGAGAAACGCGCGCAGAGCCGCGCTGGCCGCCCTGGCCGGCACCTCGATCGAGTGGTACGACTTCTACGCCTTCGCCACCGCCGCGGCCATCGTCTTCAACGACGTGTTCTTCCCCGCGGACATGCCCTCGCTGCTCAAGACCCTGTCCGCCTTCGGCACGTTCGCCGTCGGCTTCCTGTTGCGACCGCTCGGCGGCATCGTGTTCGGGCACATAGGCGACCGGGTGGGACGCAAGAAGACCCTCGTCATCACCCTGCTGATGATGGGCATCGCGTCCTTCGCCATCGGCCTGCTGCCGACCTACGCCCAGGTCGGCGCCCTGGCTCCGGTCCTGCTCATCGTCCTGCGCCTGGTCCAGGGCGTCGCGATCGGCGGCGAGTGGGGCGGCGCGGTGCTGATCGCGGTGGAGAACGCCCCGAAGGGCAGGAGGACCTTCTTCGGCTCGTTCGCCCAGCTCGGTTCGTCCGTCGGCGCCCTGCTCTCCACCGGCGCCTTCAGCCTGATGAACCTCTTCGGCCACGACGCGTTCCTCAGCTGGGGCTGGCGCGTGCCGTTCCTCGCCTCCGCCGTCCTCGTCGCCATCGGACTCGTCATCCGCGTCAAGCTCGAGGACTCCCCGGTGATGTCCGAGGTGCGCGAGGAGCGCGGCACCGAGGCCAAGCTGCCGGTGGCGGAGGTGCTCCAGAAGGCCTGGCGCACCGTACTGGTCGGCGTCTTCGCCCTGGCCACGGCCACCGGCGGCTACTACGTGGTGACCAGCTACCTGCTGTCCTACGGCACCGGACACCTGCACCTGTCCGAGTCGATGCTGCTCAACGGCCTGACGCTGGCGGCCTTCCTCGAACTGCTGGTGACCCCGGGCCTGGCCTGGCTCGGCGACCGCGTCGGCGCGCACAAGGTCGTCATCGCCGGACTCGCCGGAGTCGTCGTCCTGGCGGCTCCGCAGTTCATGGCGATGGGCACGGGCAGCGTCGCACTGATCTACCTGATGATGCTCGCGATGCGGTTCGTGATGTCGGCCCTGTACGGACCGATCGCCGCGATCCTCGCCGAAGGTTTCGAACCGCACGTCCGCTACACCGGGATCTCCCTGTCGTACCAGGTCTGCAACCTGATCTTCGGCGGCTTCGCGCCGGTGGCCTGTGTGTCCCTGGCCGCGCTGGCGGGCGGCCACTACTGGCCCCCGGCCGTGCTGCTGATGGTGATCTCGGCGATCGGCATCTGGTGCACGGGGCGTCTGCACGTCGCGCGCGTGCGGCGGGAGGCCGCCCGGCCGGCCACCGCGGAGGCGGATCCGCTGCCGGCGGTCTCCTGA
- a CDS encoding aspartate ammonia-lyase → MTTSFRTERDLIGRLDVPDGVRWGIHTARALENFPVSGTPISSYPHLVSALATVKQAAALANRDLGLLDESRARAVVEACEQIRKGELHEEFVVDVVQGGAGTSTNMNANEVIANRALEILGRPRGDYAHLDPHGHVNLGQSTNDAYPTALRVGLCEAADDLLAALALLEDAFRAKAAEFAGFLKMGRTQLQDAVPMTLGQEFGAFAVMLAEDQQRLREARQLLLEVNLGGTAIGTGLNAPAEYARLATRHLAALTGRPFVSAADLVEATQDVGALVHFSGVLKRTAVKLSKVAGDLRLLSSGPRAGLAEIRLPAVQAGSSIMPGKVNPVIAEMVNQVAFCVVGNDVTVSMAAEAGQLQLNAFEPVVARCLFQGLIELTAACRLLATRCVHGITADRDRLRAGVERSIGLVTALVPHLGYHRATEVAQAALRNGTSVVEEIRAQHLLDDTTLVTLLGDPERLVGPRRERRADG, encoded by the coding sequence ATGACGACCTCGTTTCGCACCGAGCGGGACCTGATCGGTCGCCTCGACGTGCCCGACGGCGTGCGCTGGGGCATCCACACCGCCCGCGCCCTGGAGAACTTCCCGGTGTCGGGCACGCCGATCTCGTCGTACCCGCACCTGGTGAGCGCGCTCGCCACGGTCAAGCAGGCGGCCGCGCTCGCCAACCGGGATCTCGGCCTCCTCGACGAATCCCGCGCGCGGGCCGTCGTCGAGGCCTGCGAGCAGATCCGGAAGGGAGAACTGCACGAGGAGTTCGTGGTCGACGTCGTGCAGGGCGGGGCCGGCACCTCGACCAACATGAACGCCAACGAGGTGATCGCCAACCGGGCCCTGGAGATCCTGGGCCGCCCCCGGGGCGACTACGCGCATCTCGACCCGCACGGACACGTCAACCTCGGGCAGAGCACCAACGACGCCTATCCCACGGCGCTGCGGGTGGGGCTCTGCGAGGCGGCCGATGACCTGCTCGCCGCGCTGGCGCTGCTGGAGGACGCGTTCCGGGCCAAGGCGGCGGAGTTCGCCGGCTTCCTCAAGATGGGCCGGACCCAGTTGCAGGACGCGGTGCCGATGACCCTGGGGCAGGAGTTCGGCGCGTTCGCCGTCATGCTGGCCGAGGACCAGCAGCGCCTGCGCGAGGCCCGGCAACTGCTGTTGGAGGTCAACCTGGGCGGCACGGCGATCGGAACCGGTTTGAACGCCCCCGCGGAGTACGCCCGGCTGGCCACCCGGCACCTGGCGGCGCTCACCGGCCGGCCGTTCGTCTCCGCCGCGGACCTGGTGGAGGCCACGCAGGACGTGGGCGCGCTGGTGCATTTCTCGGGGGTGCTCAAACGCACGGCGGTGAAGCTGTCCAAGGTGGCCGGCGATCTGCGGCTGCTGTCCTCGGGCCCGCGGGCCGGTCTGGCCGAGATCCGGCTGCCCGCGGTGCAGGCGGGATCCAGCATCATGCCGGGCAAGGTGAACCCGGTGATCGCGGAGATGGTGAACCAGGTCGCGTTCTGCGTGGTGGGCAACGACGTCACGGTGTCGATGGCCGCCGAGGCAGGACAGCTCCAGCTGAACGCCTTCGAACCGGTCGTCGCCCGCTGCCTGTTCCAGGGGCTGATCGAACTGACCGCCGCCTGCCGCCTGTTGGCGACCAGATGCGTGCACGGCATCACCGCCGACCGGGACCGGCTGCGGGCGGGTGTCGAGCGCTCGATCGGGCTGGTGACCGCGCTGGTGCCGCACCTGGGGTATCACCGGGCGACCGAGGTGGCCCAGGCGGCGCTGCGCAACGGAACCAGCGTGGTCGAGGAGATCCGTGCCCAGCACCTGCTCGACGACACGACGCTGGTCACCCTGCTCGGCGACCCCGAACGGCTCGTGGGCCCGCGGCGCGAGCGGCGGGCCGACGGCTGA